One segment of Thermococcus sp. AM4 DNA contains the following:
- a CDS encoding ATP-binding protein: MGVIGTNYIESFLEEAKEKVAELKELFSRLRGEEENLSKTVEDMIRSAHTVKGTASLAGFPKLTQAAHWLETILDMIRAGDLSPDEELLSIIWELIVTIDRLIHSIEDFGDEREVELSPVIAKATLYLKNASRKAGRLPPLKVALERRYEVTVDFEPVPEKIPVWTFAVLSKLQRLGRLVSSDPDVSDIIEGRVKPGERLKLVIETPLSPDEIREELGSVNGVRKVEVQGHEGQNGGKGERLRLRVYLTEETPFKAARALLIIQDLRKAGRLLSVKPPEKEIREGTLLGEGFFEVLLESNMPFEKIRELILRHPWVKDVIRVEGLDEDFMETRSLPENAFRPSPIRTRKRTVPVDVSALDELLYSLGELVAIEEWLRDVVSGDCGPEQMVELSNKLSEAVQRLRETVTSMRTVRLKNRIEELVPSIKKLAEERGKRVGVVIIGEDVAVDRAVAAVVWEALVHILRNAVIHGIERTEERVRLGKPPEGLIEITIVPHPSYVEISVRDDGRGINIAEVKKRAVERGIITPEEAKRLSRKEALMLIFRPGMSTEREVSEESGRGFGLSVVMESIRELHGSVHVSSEEGRGTVITLRVPADVLILRVYTVEVGGKKYAVPSIGVLGKFRLGVESVRKVGGVYVAAVESGIFPAVLLHDVVEDFAPLPEGEVEGLLFQFDREGREKVLVLVDRILGERETVVRSLRSLVPFGEPEESVFTGVIILGGNEPVPLIDLISLMEGLLREKG; encoded by the coding sequence GTGGGCGTCATCGGGACAAACTACATCGAGAGTTTCCTGGAGGAGGCAAAGGAGAAGGTCGCCGAACTCAAAGAGCTTTTTTCCCGGCTTAGGGGTGAGGAGGAAAACCTCTCGAAAACCGTTGAGGATATGATACGAAGTGCCCACACCGTTAAAGGAACGGCCTCTCTGGCGGGGTTTCCAAAGCTCACCCAAGCCGCCCACTGGCTTGAGACGATTCTGGACATGATACGCGCAGGGGACCTCTCCCCCGACGAGGAGCTTCTCTCCATAATCTGGGAGCTCATCGTCACGATTGACAGGCTCATACACTCGATCGAGGACTTCGGGGACGAGAGGGAAGTTGAGCTCTCCCCAGTGATAGCGAAGGCCACGCTCTACCTCAAAAACGCCTCCAGAAAGGCCGGAAGGCTTCCCCCACTGAAGGTTGCGCTGGAGAGGAGGTACGAGGTGACGGTGGACTTTGAACCCGTGCCCGAGAAGATCCCGGTGTGGACCTTCGCGGTTCTGTCCAAACTTCAAAGACTGGGCCGTTTGGTCTCCTCTGATCCCGACGTCAGCGACATCATAGAGGGCAGGGTCAAACCCGGGGAAAGGCTCAAACTGGTCATTGAGACTCCATTAAGCCCCGATGAAATAAGGGAAGAGCTTGGCTCCGTGAACGGTGTCAGGAAGGTGGAGGTGCAGGGACATGAAGGACAAAACGGAGGGAAAGGAGAAAGGCTCCGGCTCAGGGTTTACCTTACAGAGGAGACTCCTTTTAAGGCTGCACGGGCGCTTCTTATCATCCAGGACCTCAGGAAGGCGGGTAGGCTCCTATCGGTGAAGCCCCCTGAGAAGGAGATAAGGGAAGGTACGCTTCTCGGCGAGGGTTTCTTTGAGGTTCTTCTTGAAAGCAACATGCCCTTCGAGAAGATCAGGGAGCTTATCCTCCGCCACCCCTGGGTTAAGGACGTGATCAGGGTCGAGGGGCTGGATGAGGATTTCATGGAGACGAGATCGCTCCCAGAGAACGCCTTTAGACCCTCTCCAATCAGGACTCGGAAAAGGACGGTTCCCGTTGATGTCTCCGCCCTGGACGAGCTCCTCTACTCCCTCGGCGAGCTCGTTGCAATAGAGGAATGGCTGAGGGACGTTGTTTCCGGCGACTGTGGCCCGGAACAGATGGTGGAACTGAGCAACAAACTTTCGGAGGCCGTGCAGAGGCTGAGGGAGACGGTAACGTCCATGCGGACGGTGAGGCTAAAGAACAGGATAGAGGAACTGGTCCCCTCGATCAAGAAGCTGGCCGAAGAGAGGGGGAAGCGGGTTGGGGTCGTTATCATTGGAGAAGACGTCGCCGTCGATAGGGCCGTTGCCGCCGTCGTCTGGGAGGCCCTCGTGCACATACTCAGAAACGCAGTTATTCACGGTATTGAAAGGACTGAGGAGAGGGTCAGACTCGGGAAGCCACCGGAGGGGCTCATTGAGATAACAATCGTCCCTCATCCGAGCTACGTTGAGATCAGCGTTAGGGACGATGGCAGGGGCATCAACATCGCTGAGGTCAAGAAAAGGGCCGTTGAAAGGGGCATAATAACGCCGGAGGAAGCCAAGAGGCTTTCCCGGAAGGAGGCGCTCATGCTGATATTCAGGCCTGGAATGAGCACCGAGAGGGAGGTTTCCGAGGAGAGCGGGCGGGGCTTTGGGCTGAGCGTGGTCATGGAGTCCATCAGGGAACTTCACGGCAGCGTCCACGTGAGCAGCGAGGAGGGCAGGGGCACTGTGATAACGCTGAGGGTTCCTGCTGATGTGCTGATCCTTCGGGTTTACACCGTCGAGGTCGGGGGAAAGAAATACGCCGTCCCCTCAATAGGGGTGCTCGGCAAGTTCAGACTTGGAGTGGAGAGCGTCAGAAAGGTTGGAGGTGTCTACGTCGCGGCCGTTGAGTCGGGGATTTTCCCGGCTGTCCTTCTCCATGATGTGGTTGAAGACTTCGCCCCCCTGCCGGAGGGGGAGGTTGAGGGGCTCCTCTTCCAGTTCGACCGTGAGGGACGGGAAAAGGTGCTCGTGCTCGTTGATAGAATTCTCGGGGAGAGGGAGACGGTTGTCAGGTCGCTCCGTTCTCTGGTTCCCTTCGGCGAGCCCGAGGAGAGCGTGTTCACCGGGGTGATAATACTGGGGGGCAATGAGCCGGTTCCGCTTATTGATCTGATCAGTCTTATGGAGGGGTTGCTGCGTGAGAAGGGTTAA